A genomic region of Zea mays cultivar B73 chromosome 6, Zm-B73-REFERENCE-NAM-5.0, whole genome shotgun sequence contains the following coding sequences:
- the LOC103631404 gene encoding uncharacterized protein has product MEGGREEQREAAAGGLWQWELKLGGELKLVVGPHKGWGADAVTFLLLGQACHRYRDELERYINYTVGGECPSDKASAQRLMLKGCEPLPRRRCRPRTPAEYVEPTPLPASLWAVPPDTSIMWDAYTCKSYGCLARHGKAKGSYDCKDCFDLGGREKDRWVRHDKEKGDECNSLNYSIDDVLGSLPRGSVRIGLDIGGGSGTFAARMRERGVTVVTTSMNFDGPFNSFIVSRGLVPMHLSVASRLPFFDGTLDVVHSMHVLSSWIPDGMLESALFDVNRVLRPGGVFWLDHFFCLGTQLDATYLPMFDRIDFKKLRWNADRKLDRGIHMDEWYISVLLQIWYNY; this is encoded by the exons ATGGAAG GCGGCCGGGAGGAGCAGCgagaggcggcggcgggcgggctgtGGCAGTGGGAGCTAAAGCTGGGCGGCGAGCTGAAGCTGGTGGTCGGCCCGCACAAGGGCTGGGGCGCGGACGCGGTGACATTCCTGTTGCTGGGGCAGGCGTGCCACCGGTACCGGGACGAGCTGGAGCGATACATAAACTACACGGTGGGAGGGGAGTGCCCCTCCGACAAGGCGTCGGCGCAGCGGCTGATGCTCAAGGGGTGCGAGCCGCTGCCGCGGCGGCGGTGCCGGCCGCGCACCCCCGCAGAGTACGTGGAACCCACGCCGCTGCCGGCGAGCCTGTGGGCGGTCCCGCCGGACACCAGCATCATGTGGGATGCGTACACGTGCAAGAGCTACGGCTGCCTCGCGCGGCACGGCAAGGCCAAGGGCAGCTACGATTGCAAGGACTGCTTCGACCTCGGCGGGCGGGAGAAGGACCGCTGGGTGCGCCACGACAAGGAGAAGGGCGACGAGTGCAACTCGCTCAACTATAGCATCGATGACGTGCTAGGGTCCCTACCCAGGGGCAGTGTGCGCATCGGGCTGGACATCGGCGGCGGGTCCGGGACGTTCGCGGCGCGGATGCGGGAGCGCGGCGTCACGGTGGTGACCACGTCCATGAACTTCGATGGGCCGTTCAATAGCTTCATCGTGTCACGTGGGCTGGTGCCCATGCACCTCAGCGTGGCCAGTCGGCTGCCCTTCTTTGACGGCACGCTGGACGTGGTGCACTCCATGCACGTGCTCAGCAGCTGGATCCCCGACGGCATGCTCGAGTCGGCGCTCTTCGACGTCAACCGGGTGCTGCGCCCCGGTGGCGTGTTCTGGCTCGACCACTTCTTCTGCCTCGGCACGCAGCTGGACGCCACGTACCTGCCCATGTTTGACCGGATCGACTTCAAGAAGCTACGGTGGAACGCTGACAGGAAGCTCGACAGGGGCATCCACATGGACGAGTGGTACATCTCCGTGCTGCTCCAGATTTGGTACAATTACTAG